The proteins below come from a single Pichia kudriavzevii chromosome 2, complete sequence genomic window:
- a CDS encoding uncharacterized protein (PKUD0B06880; similar to Saccharomyces cerevisiae YDR194C (MSS116); ancestral locus Anc_8.402) — protein MSVAMSMLRKTWTPLHMGGLRTSILSRHYSMGHHSGETNHVAEGAGAPVEAEAEAEALEHQAADAVKLISSNVVEETNLHPTLKRAFAKTIGPTLTPVQEQCINDFVSSEHGIVVRAKTGTGKTFAFGLPVIHSVLKSRERDVKFTDKYVNSVIFAPTRDLATQIRKSISTLWDDCGARKFPRDSSNYRLRIPRNWESIPLVIGQTPYRQTMDYFPGRSAPPIVVATPGRFMDALENRQAFRDSLVHLENIIIDEADELLNGNFKEDINNIIDELNAIRKPIKGVEEPGAPVKPKTMLFSATVSDDVFELAERAIGPEFPFVDVTGAKTEEVNENITQILVQTESIYDSYIAAVSFILDNQRQKNFKPIIFLSTTSSVDFFAKLFSDILRAEGCRRRVLPFHGKLPQGKRDNSQKIFRESSNAILVASGIGARGMDFPGVTHVIQIGVSSEIDSHTHKIGRTGRAGKKGEALLFTSKLEEPFVKALIKNGNKFGETIEFDSTTPEALDVAEKIKKQTNSYLDLDETFLKNLSHYRNIPSKIAKLNQTALAMDVAKTYSALSGEAVYDEDEEPVKLTMSYNMADKMGLKWEELEDYYNFTGRRPQKSKSGSFNGRNNNRQSKGNWSNNRSERGGYRDSNRGGYRNDHRDSYKSRSNRNSRNSDRWEDSSEQRW, from the coding sequence ATGAGCGTCGCCATGTCCATGCTGAGAAAAACGTGGACCCCCCTCCATATGGGGGGTCTTAGAACCAGCATCCTCTCGAGACACTATTCCATGGGCCACCACAGTGGCGAGACCAACCATGTTGCAGAAGGAGCAGGTGCACCTGTTGAGGCTGAGGCTGAGGCTGAGGCGCTAGAACATCAAGCTGCTGACGCCGTGAAACTCATCAGCTCTAACGTAGTTGAGGAGACAAACCTCCATCCTACTTTGAAGAGGGCCTTTGCAAAGACCATTGGTCCAACCCTCACCCCTGTCCAAGAACAGTGCATCAACGACTTTGTCTCTTCCGAACACGGTATCGTTGTTCGTGCGAAAACAGGTACCGGTAAGACCTTTGCCTTTGGTCTCCCCGTCATCCATTCCGtcttgaaatcaagagaACGTGATGTCAAGTTCACCGACAAATACGTCAACTCGGTCATCTTTGCCCCAACCCGTGATTTGGCCACACAGATCCGTAAATCCATCTCCACCCTGTGGGACGACTGTGGTGCAAGAAAATTCCCAAGGGATTCCTCCAACTATAGATTGAGAATCCCTAGAAACTGGGAATCGATCCCCTTGGTTATTGGTCAGACCCCCTACAGGCAAACAATGGATTATTTCCCCGGTAGAAGCGCTCCTCCTATTGTCGTGGCAACCCCGGGTAGATTTATGGATGCCTTGGAGAACCGTCAAGCGTTTCGTGATTCTCTCGTTCATCTCgaaaatatcatcattgatgaagctGATGAACTGTTGAATGGtaatttcaaagaagatatcaataatatcatTGACGAACTAAACGCCATTCGTAAACCAATCAAAGGTGTCGAGGAACCAGGTGCTCCAGTCAAACCAAAGACAATGTTGTTCTCCGCCACTGTTAGTGACGATGTTTTCGAACTTGCCGAACGTGCAATCGGTCCCGAATTCCCCTTTGTTGACGTCACTGGTGCTAAAACAGAGGAAGTCAACGAAAACATCACTCAAATCCTGGTTCAAACAGAAAGTATCTACGACTCTTATATTGCTGCGGTAAGCTTTATTTTGGATAACCAAAGGCAAAAGAACTTCAAACCAATTATTTTCTTAAGTACCACTTCAtctgttgatttctttgcCAAACTTTTCTCGGACATTCTAAGGGCTGAAGGTTGTCGTCGCCGTGTTTTACCTTTCCATGGTAAACTACCTCAAGGTAAACGTGATAACTCTCAAAAGATTTTCCGTGAATCATCCAATGCCATCCTCGTTGCTTCGGGTATTGGTGCAAGAGGTATGGATTTCCCTGGTGTTACCCATGTTATTCAAATCGGCGTTTCTTCTGAAATTGACTCTCATACTCACAAGATTGGACGTACTGGGCGTGCAGGTAAAAAGGGTGAAGCGTTATTGTTCACTTCCAAACTTGAAGAACCTTTCGTTAAAGCACTAATTAAGAATGGTAATAAATTTGGTGAGACAATCGAATTTGATAGTACAACACCTGAAGCATTAGATGTTgcagaaaaaatcaagaaacaaaCTAACTCTTACCTAGACTTAGACGAGacttttttgaagaatttgtcTCATTACCGGAACATCCCTTCCAAGATTGCAAAGTTAAATCAAACAGCTCTCGCGATGGATGTCGCTAAAACCTACTCCGCATTATCTGGTGAAGCTGTGTATGACGAAGACGAAGAACCGGTTAAGTTGACCATGTCTTACAACATGGCTGACAAAATGGGTTTAAAGTGGGAAGAGTTGGAAGATTATTACAACTTCACTGGTAGACGTCCACAGAAATCCAAGTCTGGTTCTTTTAACGGtagaaacaacaatagACAAAGTAAGGGTAATTGGTCAAATAACAGGAGTGAGAGAGGTGGTTACAGAGACAGCAATAGAGGTGGTTATAGAAATGATCACAGAGACAGTTACAAAAGTAGAAGTAACAGAAACAGCAGAAACAGTGATAGATGGGAAGACTCGAGTGAACAGAGGTGGTGA
- a CDS encoding uncharacterized protein (PKUD0B06890; similar to Saccharomyces cerevisiae YDR198C (RKM2); ancestral locus Anc_8.406), whose translation MNSTKVQRLKDWLEIPCENDRTKTKAFISEVLHVTNDPDKGRCIVTGEEVQASTNLIKIPKKFLLNYLNILKFLSPFNQNALAFLKKNITNFDVRVFDTPQDAITVLYSKLDFDRLLKLTSHQLLVLYICLEKKRGKNSFWQPLLDCFPNLGEYEGIPMTWNLRNSPPVSKKIYNLLPRSCILHSKKQIEQFYNDIHQISSISGNLELGIKEEEYLWAWLAVNTRCLYYKLHSCLPIGKTKFKEESSITMVPFVDYINHKTMDSNAIAKEAKSGYEVDSIDGIQKDEHVWFSYGPHDDTFLQCEYGFSTSELNYMSSNDYSYKCFNPYNTVNISEIVKKLLSLPKKKNVVEWLKQVGYYDDYTLGIDDTRLLGGKINVSVHPSFRTRIVLASLIEAESEFTFNELQRSYVCPARLEKFYQGLTEGEYYLTTEKVLLKKILSKLETELKDRLTSVLSFKVDSSVESKITTCRKLLLDELFIITSY comes from the coding sequence atgaattccACGAAAGTGCAAAGGCTCAAAGATTGGCTAGAAATACCTTGTGAAAATGACAGAACAAAAACCAAAGCATTTATTTCAGAGGTTCTTCACGTGACTAATGACCCAGACAAAGGACGCTGTATAGTGACAGGTGAAGAAGTACAGGCATCAACCAATCTGATAAAAATTCccaaaaagtttttactTAATTATCTGAacattttaaaatttttgtCTCCATTCAACCAAAATGCTTTAGCctttttgaagaaaaacattaCAAATTTTGATGTCAGAGTATTTGACACCCCACAAGATGCAATTACCGTCTTATATTCCAAATTGGACTTTGATCgattattgaaattgactTCACATCAACTTTTAGTTCTTTATATATGCcttgagaagaaaagaggaaaaaattctttttggCAGCCGTTGTTAGACTGTTTTCCCAACCTAGGCGAATATGAGGGAATACCCATGACCTGGAATCTTAGAAATTCACCGCCTGtatccaaaaaaatatataattTACTCCCGAGATCATGTATTTTACATTCGAAGAAACAGATTGAACAATTTTATAATGACATCCACCAAATATCCAGTATTTCTGGCAATTTAGAATTAGGTATtaaggaagaagaatacTTATGGGCATGGTTGGCAGTGAATACAAGATGTCTGTACTATAAGCTACATTCATGCCTCCCTATTGGAAAAACGAAATTCAAAGAGGAGAGCAGCATAACCATGGTGCCGTTTGTTGACTATATTAATCACAAAACCATGGATTCCAATGCGATTGCCAAAGAAGCTAAAAGCGGTTATGAAGTAGATTCAATAGATGGAATCCAAAAGGATGAGCATGTTTGGTTCAGTTATGGTCCTCATGATGACACCTTTCTTCAATGCGAGTATGGATTCTCTACATCAGAGTTGAATTATATGTCTTCAAATGATTATAGCTATAAGTGTTTCAATCCGTATAACACTGTCAATATATCCGAAATTGTGAAAAAGTTGCTCAGTTTaccgaagaagaaaaatgtgGTGGAGTGGTTGAAGCAAGTAGGTTATTACGATGATTACACATTGGGCATTGATGATACAAGGTTATTAGGTGGTAAAATAAACGTTTCTGTCCATCCTTCATTTCGCACAAGGATAGTCCTGGCTTCTCTAATCGAAGCAGAATCGGAATTCACATTCAATGAACTACAACGATCATATGTTTGTCCTGCGAGACTAGAAAAATTCTACCAAGGATTAACTGAAGGTGAGTATTATCTCACAACAGAAAAGGTGTTGCTAAAGAAAATACTGAGTAAGTTAGAAACTGAATTGAAAGATCGGCTCACTAGTGTACTTTCTTTTAAAGTCGATAGTAGTGTTGAGAGTAAAATCACTACATGCAGAAAGTTACTTTTAGATGAACTGTTCATTATTACTTCGTATTGA
- a CDS encoding uncharacterized protein (PKUD0B06900; similar to Saccharomyces cerevisiae YDR196C (CAB5); ancestral locus Anc_8.404) → MLILGLTGGIATGKSTVSKHLAEKHNIPIIDADKIAREIVEPGTPCYNLIVEYFAPLIPDLVDLDTGVLNRGALGAHVFTHKKDLEKLNSITHPAVKKKILHTILKEYFSFSPVVILDVPLLFESGMDWLCSKVLTITCNDEIQLRRLLHRNKDLTRDQALSRINSQMKVLKKAQMSDYIIENNGTLDDLVTKVDEFVCHHLHALNSKACFDYWVNLAEVLFPPLALVGALYALSRRFSVKYF, encoded by the coding sequence ATGCTTATTCTAGGTCTTACGGGTGGTATTGCAACAGGAAAATCTACAGTATCCAAGCATCTTGCTGAAAAGCATAATATTCCGATCATTGATGCAGATAAAATAGCTAGAGAGATTGTGGAGCCAGGCACCCCTTGTTACAATCtcattgttgaatattttgCACCTCTGATCCCAGATCTAGTAGACCTCGATACCGGAGTACTCAATAGGGGAGCTCTTGGAGCTCATGTTTTCACACACAAGAAAGATTTAGAAAAGCTGAATTCAATAACACATCCAGCTGTTAAGAAAAAGATTCTACATACGATATTGAAAGAGTATTTTAGTTTCAGTCCTGTCGTTATTCTGGACGTTCCTCTCCTTTTTGAAAGCGGAATGGATTGGTTATGCTCAAAAGTCCTAACGATAACTTgtaatgatgaaattcaGCTGAGGAGGTTATTACACCGAAACAAAGACTTGACTCGAGACCAGGCTTTAAGCCGAATCAATTCCCAaatgaaagttttgaagaaagcCCAAATGAGTGATTATATAATCGAAAATAATGGAACACTGGATGATTTGGTAACTAAAGTTGACGAATTTGTCTGTCATCATCTCCATGCTTTAAATAGTAAAGCTTGTTTTGACTACTGGGTTAACCTGGCAGAGGTACTATTTCCCCCGTTAGCTCTTGTAGGTGCTCTTTATGCATTAAGTAGAAGATTCTCCGTGAAGTACTTTTAG
- a CDS encoding uncharacterized protein (PKUD0B06910), with protein MAQTLIEGGYNSKDDLQHGDEFSDIVRKDLYIDRIGISPVLKCQVDAGEEKMVNINSQLHSDSLERTNNSNNSSREYESSPESNFPYTPIDSLESCTSNSSVGHEMIQSIDDHGIFRSHILDDDFSSKVDIFINNTETNTGNELLQNDKECVNPLHNDKIDLEQDNTTGKFLIDDFELDKEIEQMIYSFNGRPKSIHPEPGLEKNVHIPSVAVSKSQELSKKPNDGRQLESVLPAQAQFPRKRANSSNNSTKKNEGTKRRKNKTGKPNAQPQNSISSSSNEENKFLKCFSILRTNYLSLCESYNKVLDKLEFVEEQNKALLEKTKAVSDSEREKWKMEKDRFLLEREDMKAYLDGLLHEVTVLRQREKAREDDGRSRHCKL; from the coding sequence ATGGCACAGACATTAATCGAGGGAGGTTATAATTCTAAAGACGATTTGCAACATGGTGATGAATTTTCTGATATAGTGAGGAAAGATTTGTATATTGATCGAATTGGAATTTCACCTGTATTGAAATGCCAGGTTGATGCCGgagaagagaaaatggtgaatatCAATTCACAATTGCATTCAGACTCACTTGAAAGAACGAATAACTCTAACAATAGCAGTAGGGAATACGAATCTTCACCAGAATCAAATTTTCCCTACACGCCTATTGATTCATTAGAATCATGTacatcaaattcttctgtTGGCCATGAAATGATACAGAGCATAGACGATCATGGTATATTCCGATCCCATATATTGGACGATGATTTCAGTAGTAAAGTCGATATTTTCATAAATAACACAGAAACAAATACAGGAAATGAATTATTGCAGAATGATAAAGAATGCGTAAATCCCCTGCATAATGACAAAATAGATCTAGAACAAGATAATACTACTGGAAAATTCCTAAtcgatgattttgaattggataaagaaattgaacaaatgaTATATTCTTTTAATGGGCGACCAAAAAGCATACACCCCGAGCCTGGGCTGGAGAAAAACGTTCATATACCCAGTGTCGCTGTTTCAAAATCACAAGAGCTTTCTAAGAAACCGAACGATGGGAGACAACTTGAATCGGTTCTGCCTGCTCAGGCTCAATTTCCACGTAAAAGAGCCAATTCCAGCAACAATagtacaaaaaaaaacgaagGAACTAAAAGGAGGAAGAATAAGACAGGAAAACCGAATGCACAGCCACAAAATTCTATTTCTAGTTCATCGAATGAAGAGaacaagtttttgaaatgtttttccattttgagAACCAACTATTTATCACTATGTGAATCATATAATAAAGTACTAGATAAACTCGAATTTGTCgaagaacaaaataagGCTTTacttgagaaaacaaaggcAGTTAGTGACAGTGAAAGGGAAAAATGGAAGATGGAAAAAGATAGATTTCTATTGGAGAGAGAAGACATGAAGGCTTATTTGGATGGCTTACTTCACGAGGTAACTGTGTTAAGACAGCGAGAAAAGGCAAGAGAGGATGATGGTAGATCAAGGCATTGCAAACTTTAG